The DNA segment TTAAAAGAGTTTAGTGATCGAGCTGCTTGATAGAAGAGAGCGTTAATGCCATGCTCATCCCTTTCGGGAAGGGTAAATCGAAAGCCACAAGGAACAAATGTAAAAGCTTCTTTTTTCCAACTTTGCTTAGCGACTTGAAGGGCTTCTTCAATCGTTGGGGCTTGAATTTCCGTTTCTACATCACCTTCTTCTTTTCCCAAACACCATACATAGCAATTGTCATTGATTCTACGCAAAATAAACAACTGCTGTGGTGCAATTTTTCCAATGTGAATAATCTCAGACATCCCCATCTTCCTGATCTTTTGGACGGATAACTTCTATTTTCTGTTTGCGTTCTGCATAAAAATATTCTTTTAAAATAATATAGAGTCCCCCAAAGATAAATAAGACAGGCATCAGAACATCCCAGGACAGGCTGAAAAACGAGAGAAGAAATAAACCCAATAAGATAACTGAGGTTACCATAAGATCAAAGATTCGATGGGTAAAATACTGGCGAATGGCAAGATTTGCAAATAGCACTAGTAGTATTCCAGGCCACCAAAAACCAGTATAGAACAGGATTCCCAAGCCAACTAAAAAAATTCCGTTAGCCAGCGC comes from the Chlamydiales bacterium STE3 genome and includes:
- a CDS encoding Uncharacterized protein (Product derived from UniProtKB/Trembl:F8L1L3) — its product is MSEIIHIGKIAPQQLFILRRINDNCYVWCLGKEEGDVETEIQAPTIEEALQVAKQSWKKEAFTFVPCGFRFTLPERDEHGINALFYQAARSLNSFNGVYFDEELGHNCIVHQIPLRIQKLIRGLSKNLPISSIDW
- a CDS encoding Uncharacterized protein (Product derived from UniProtKB/Trembl:F8L1L2), which codes for MGYFILEKRKADALANGIFLVGLGILFYTGFWWPGILLVLFANLAIRQYFTHRIFDLMVTSVILLGLFLLSFFSLSWDVLMPVLFIFGGLYIILKEYFYAERKQKIEVIRPKDQEDGDV